A window from Telopea speciosissima isolate NSW1024214 ecotype Mountain lineage chromosome 8, Tspe_v1, whole genome shotgun sequence encodes these proteins:
- the LOC122670560 gene encoding BTB/POZ and TAZ domain-containing protein 1-like has protein sequence MEDDQTMKVSPIKFPAAYSSSSGYNCAFSAGKEEISVSEGDVRILTSGGLRIPVHSSVLASVSSVLENILYRPRKDRKSETIVPILGVPCDAVLAFVRYLYSSRCSEDEMDKYGIHLLTLSHVFSIRQLKQRCTRGLAARLNADTVVDVLQLARLCDAPDLYVKCMKLLSKDFKTVEMTEGWKFLQSHDPMLELEILQFIDDSESRKQRRSRDREAQSLYLQLSEAMECLEHICTEGCTSVGPYDKEPSRKTGPCKKFSTCQGLQLLICHFATCNKRVHGGCSRCKRMWQLFRLHSSICECDQFDSCKVPLCRQFKLKTQLVKKGDDARWRLLVRKVMAAKVMTSLSLPKKPMRKHWGETTRKLQHQKR, from the exons ATGGAAGACGATCAAACTATGAAAGTCTCTCCGATCAAGTTTCCCGCCGCTTACTCTTCATCTTCAGGTTATAATTGTGCGTTTTCGGCCGGAAAGGAAGAAATTTCAGTTTCAGAAGGCGATGTTCGAATTCTTACTTCTGGAGGATTAAGAATTCCGGTGCACTCCAGCGTTCTG GCTTCGGTTTCATCTGTATTGGAGAATATTTTATATCGGCCCCGAAAGGATCGGAAATCAGAGACGATCGTCCCCATTCTAGGTGTTCCTTGCGATGCGGTGCTCGCTTTTGTCCGATATCTCTATTCTTCCAG ATGCTCGGAGGATGAAATGGACAAATACGGGATCCATCTACTAACACTGTCTCACGTCTTCTCGATACGCCAGCTCAAGCAGAGATGCACCAGAGGGTTAGCTGCGCGTTTGAACGCAGACACCGTGGTGGACGTGCTTCAGCTAGCAAGGCTCTGCGACGCGCCGGATCTTTACGTCAAATGCATGAAGTTGCTCTCCAAAGACTTCAAAACCGTCGAGATGACCGAAGGCTGGAAATTCTTGCAGAGTCACGACCCCATGCTCGAGCTCGAAATCCTTCAATTCATCGACGATTCTGAATCG AGGAAGCAGCGAAGGAGTAGAGATAGGGAGGCGCAGAGTCTGTATCTGCAGCTTAGCGAAGCAATGGAGTGCTTGGAGCACATATGCACAGAAGGGTGTACGAGTGTGGGTCCTTACGATAAGGAGCCGAGCAGGAAAACAGGACCATGTAAGAAGTTCTCCACGTGTCAAGGCCTGCAACTCCTGATTTGTCATTTTGCCACGTGTAATAAGAGGGTCCACGGTGGCTGCAGTCGGTGCAAGCGGATGTGGCAGCTTTTCCGACTCCATTCCTCCATCTGCGAGTGCGACCAATTTGATTCCTGCAAGGTCCCTCTTTGTAG GCAATTCAAGTTGAAAACGCAATTAGTGAAAAAGGGTGATGATGCAAGGTGGAGACTACTAGTGAGGAAAGTGATGGCGGCCAAAGTCATGACTTCCTTGTCGTTGCCCAAAAAGCCAATGAGAAAGCACTGGGGGGAAACAACAAGAAAACTACAACATCAGAAGAGGTGA